The following proteins are encoded in a genomic region of Cygnus olor isolate bCygOlo1 chromosome 23, bCygOlo1.pri.v2, whole genome shotgun sequence:
- the PTAFR gene encoding platelet-activating factor receptor, with protein MSGEGKGGAEGSASPIDSPFRYDLFTVFYSIIFILGFVANCYVLWIFRRIYHTKKLNEIKIFMLNLTIADLLFLITMPLWIIYYHHDGDWFMHKFLCNVAGCLFFVNTYASVAFLMVITYNRYQAVTNPIRAAQFTTRRRGIFLSAAIWIITVGSSLYYVFDDNTNVEKMGLKNYTRCFERYDSTSNVTPVLAIHVIICILFCIIFLFILAWNIVIIRTLFSKSGQQQKSAHVKQRALWMVCTVLVVFIISFVPHHIVDLPWTLTVLEQWQKENHRLRQQLNDAHQVTLCLLSTNCVLDPVIYCFLTKKFQKHVSENLKNMKGSRKCSRQTTDTVIEGTIHQEDAIRI; from the coding sequence ATGTCTGGAGAGGGTAAAGGTGGTGCTGAAGGTAGTGCATCCCCAATAGACTCTCCGTTTCGCTATGACCTCTTCACTGTTTTCTACAGCATCATTTTCATTCTGGGCTTTGTTGCCAACTGCTATGTGCTCTGGATTTTCAGACGTATTTATCACACCAAGAAACTCAATGAAATCAAGATATTCATGCTGAACCTGACAATAGCTGACCTGCTCTTCCTGATTACAATGCCACTGTGGATTATTTACTATCACCACGATGGAGACTGGTTCATGCACAAGTTCCTCTGTAATGTAGCTGGCTGCTTATTTTTCGTTAACACCTACGCTTCTGTTGCCTTTCTGATGGTCATCACATACAACCGCTACCAAGCCGTGACTAATCCCATTAGAGCTGCTCAGTTTACCACTCGGAGAAGGGGGATCTTTTTATCAGCAGCTATCTGGATCATAACAGTGGGCAGCTCTTTGTATTATGTTTTTGATGATAATACTAATGTGGAGAAAATGGGCTTGAAGAATTACACGCGTTGCTTTGAGCGCTATGACTCTACTAGCAATGTTACACCTGTTCTTGCCATTCATGTCATCATCTGCATCCTcttctgtatcatttttttatttatcctaGCCTGGAACATCGTCATTATCAGGACCCTCTTCTCCAAAtcagggcagcagcagaagagtgCTCATGTCAAGCAAAGGGCGCTCTGGATGGTTTGCACAGTGCTAGTGGTGTTCATCATAAGCTTTGTACCTCATCACATTGTGGACCTGCCCTGGACACTGACTGTTCTGGAGCAATGGCAGAAGGAGAACCATCGTTTGCGCCAGCAACTCAATGATGCTCACCAAGTGACTTTGTGCCTCTTGAGTACGAACTGTGTGTTGGACCCAGTCATCTACTGCTTCCTCACCAAGAAGTTCCAGAAGCACGtttcagaaaacctgaaaaacatgAAAGGGAGTCGAAAGTGCTCCAGGCAAACCACAGACACAGTGATTGAGGGCACCATTCACCAAGAGGATGCCATTAGGATTTAG